Below is a window of Picosynechococcus sp. PCC 7002 DNA.
ATAGTCTCACCGGTCTACCGAATCAAAATAGGATTACCTATGCTTTTGAAAAGGTGGTGGCACAGTTACCCCTCGGTCAAGAAGATAGTGAGACAGTGCCCTCCACTCCGCTTCTCTCCATTGGTCTAGACCGCTTTCAACTCCTCAACGAATACCTTGGCCACGGTATTGTCAGCGCTTTACTCAAGCAGGTAGGCGATCGCCTACAACAAACCTTAGAGAAATACGGCACTGTCGTTAGTCTCAACACTTCAGAATTTTGTGCGATTCTTCATCCCCTAGAACATCGCCATGAAATCGTCAATATTGCCGAAGAAATCCTCGCGGCCTTTAGTTCCCCCTTTACCACAGAAGACCAACAGGATGTCTTTATCAGCCTCAGCATCGGCATCGCCCTCTACATCAGAGATGGCATTACCCTTGATGAACTGCTCAGTAATGCCCACACAGCCATGTTGCGAGTTCAAAAACAGGGAGGCAATCAACACGCCTTTTATTCCGTCGCAATGAACGTGGGCCGCTTGAATACGGTTTCCCTCGAAGCTGACCTGCGGCAAGCTCTCGAACGCAACGAGCTCGAAGTTGTTTACCAGCCGAAGATGAACTTGCAAACGGGCAAGGTGGTTGGTGCCGAAGCCCTCTTACGCTGGTTTCACCCAACCCGTGGTTTGGTTTTGCCCAATCAATTTATTTCCCTGGCCGAAGAAACCGGTTTGATCATCCCGATTGGGGAATATGTCATGGAAGAAGCCTGTTGCCAATTGCGTCGTTGGCAGCTTGCGGGCCTCAAGGACTTTTATATGTCGATCAATCTTTCGGCGAAACAATTTACCCAACTAAATCTGCACCATCGCCTCAGCCAAATTATGATCAATAACCAGTTGCAACCCCAAGATATCCAACTGGAATTGACAGAAAGCACCCTCGTGAACA
It encodes the following:
- a CDS encoding two-component system response regulator, giving the protein MSLNNLPAQNDVSSGLQNPGEITTILVIEDDYVIRKLTRKILTNAGYIVIEANDGEKGIQAAKEYHPDLIICDVMMPHLSGYDVLARLQQQEATEMIPFIFLTAQAEGQQLRQGMASGADDYLMKPIQAAELLKAVEVRLNKYSKVKQYYSEQLNQLSEKDSLTGLPNQNRITYAFEKVVAQLPLGQEDSETVPSTPLLSIGLDRFQLLNEYLGHGIVSALLKQVGDRLQQTLEKYGTVVSLNTSEFCAILHPLEHRHEIVNIAEEILAAFSSPFTTEDQQDVFISLSIGIALYIRDGITLDELLSNAHTAMLRVQKQGGNQHAFYSVAMNVGRLNTVSLEADLRQALERNELEVVYQPKMNLQTGKVVGAEALLRWFHPTRGLVLPNQFISLAEETGLIIPIGEYVMEEACCQLRRWQLAGLKDFYMSINLSAKQFTQLNLHHRLSQIMINNQLQPQDIQLELTESTLVNNGEVSIRRLKALRSLGLKIALDDFGTGYSSLSYLQQFSFDTLKLDRSFIHGIHRNHVNATIITAIIEMAHNLNLKVVAEGVEDEGELEFLTRFNCDEIQGFLFSRPIKAEEFLSSPFMDLEPYSSPFMDLEAYTDVA